A single genomic interval of Saccharothrix saharensis harbors:
- a CDS encoding terpene synthase family protein, with protein sequence MAQPFQLPEFYLPHPARLNANLDRARAHTKAWAYEMDMIDVPQHGTVIWSERDLDSHDYALLCAYTHPDASAADLDLVTDWYVWVFYFDDHFVELYKRNPDVAGAKAYLDRLPLFMPVDGAITAEPTNPVEKGLADLWTRTVGSHSPDWRRRFADNTEHLLDESMWELLNISEGRLANPIEYVEMRRKVGGAPWSANLVEHVTGMEVPARIALTRPMGVLRDTFADAVHLRNDLFSYEREVLDEGELSNGVLVLEEFLDIPTQEAAERVNDLLTSRLHQFEHTAVTEVPLLLDEHAVDPAGRLAVLAYVKGLQDWQSGGHEWHARSSRYMNEGAVTANPVLGGPTGLGTSALRSLVATAPQRLRGFSHVPFEEVPPLPEPALDMPFELAVSPHWADAREKSVAWAREMGFFDDVPRVWTEDKLRDYDLALCSAGIDPDAGAAELEINALWLTWGTYGDDFYPVAFGRSPDLAVAKAATDRLKQMMPLEGAPPPPVTPLERGLADVWQRTTAPMPLGNRQQLRHALELMLDSWLWELKNQHENRVPDPVDYVEMRRHTFGSELTMSLARLGHGRLVPEEVYRTRTIANIENSAMDYAIILNDLFSYRKEIQFEGEVHNIVLVVRTFLDVGLDRAIQVATDLANARLDQFRHSVAVELPALVEELRLDQDARAALDAYVGELRDWLAGILNWHRNAVRYHDADLAKHFGDREVAFPSHALRGPTGLGTKSARVLVNNG encoded by the coding sequence ATGGCGCAGCCGTTCCAGCTGCCGGAGTTCTACCTGCCCCACCCGGCGCGGCTGAACGCCAACCTCGACCGCGCGCGGGCGCACACCAAGGCGTGGGCGTACGAGATGGACATGATCGACGTGCCGCAGCACGGCACCGTCATCTGGTCCGAGCGGGACCTCGACTCGCACGACTACGCGCTGCTGTGCGCCTACACCCACCCGGACGCCTCCGCGGCCGACCTCGACCTGGTCACCGACTGGTACGTGTGGGTCTTCTACTTCGACGACCACTTCGTGGAGCTCTACAAGCGCAACCCGGACGTGGCGGGCGCGAAGGCCTACCTCGACCGGCTGCCGCTGTTCATGCCGGTCGACGGCGCGATCACGGCCGAGCCGACGAACCCGGTCGAGAAGGGCCTGGCCGACCTGTGGACCCGCACCGTCGGCAGCCACTCGCCGGACTGGCGCCGCCGGTTCGCCGACAACACCGAGCACCTGCTGGACGAGTCCATGTGGGAGCTGCTCAACATCTCCGAGGGCAGGCTCGCCAACCCGATCGAGTACGTCGAGATGCGCCGCAAGGTGGGCGGCGCGCCCTGGTCGGCGAACCTGGTCGAGCACGTCACCGGCATGGAGGTGCCCGCCCGGATCGCCCTGACCCGCCCGATGGGCGTCCTGCGCGACACGTTCGCCGACGCCGTGCACCTGCGCAACGACCTGTTCTCCTACGAGCGCGAGGTGCTCGACGAGGGCGAGCTGAGCAACGGCGTGCTGGTGCTGGAGGAGTTCCTGGACATCCCGACCCAGGAAGCCGCCGAGCGGGTCAACGACCTGCTCACGTCCCGCCTGCACCAGTTCGAGCACACCGCCGTGACCGAGGTGCCGCTGCTGCTGGACGAGCACGCGGTCGACCCGGCGGGCCGACTCGCCGTGCTGGCGTACGTGAAGGGCCTGCAGGACTGGCAGTCCGGCGGCCACGAGTGGCACGCCCGTTCGAGCCGCTACATGAACGAGGGCGCGGTCACCGCGAACCCGGTGCTCGGCGGCCCGACCGGGCTGGGCACGAGCGCCCTGCGCTCGCTCGTCGCCACCGCGCCGCAACGCCTGCGCGGCTTCAGCCACGTGCCGTTCGAGGAGGTGCCGCCGCTGCCCGAGCCCGCGCTGGACATGCCGTTCGAGCTGGCGGTCAGCCCGCACTGGGCGGACGCGCGGGAGAAGAGCGTCGCGTGGGCGCGGGAGATGGGCTTCTTCGACGACGTGCCGCGCGTGTGGACCGAGGACAAGTTGCGCGACTACGACCTCGCGCTGTGCTCGGCGGGCATCGACCCGGACGCCGGCGCGGCGGAGCTCGAGATCAACGCCCTGTGGCTGACCTGGGGCACCTACGGCGACGACTTCTACCCGGTCGCGTTCGGCCGCTCCCCGGACCTGGCCGTGGCCAAGGCCGCCACCGACCGGCTCAAGCAGATGATGCCGCTGGAGGGCGCGCCGCCGCCACCGGTGACGCCGCTGGAACGCGGTCTCGCGGACGTCTGGCAGCGGACGACGGCCCCGATGCCGCTGGGCAACCGGCAGCAGTTGCGCCACGCGCTGGAGCTGATGCTCGACAGCTGGCTGTGGGAGCTGAAGAACCAGCACGAGAACCGGGTGCCCGACCCGGTCGACTACGTGGAGATGCGCCGGCACACGTTCGGCTCGGAGCTGACCATGAGCCTGGCCCGGCTGGGCCACGGCAGGCTGGTGCCCGAGGAGGTCTACCGGACCCGCACCATCGCCAACATCGAGAACTCGGCGATGGACTACGCCATCATCCTCAACGACCTCTTCTCCTACCGGAAGGAGATCCAGTTCGAGGGCGAGGTGCACAACATCGTGCTCGTCGTGCGCACGTTCCTCGACGTGGGCTTGGACCGGGCGATCCAGGTGGCGACGGACCTGGCGAACGCGCGGCTGGACCAGTTCCGGCACTCGGTCGCGGTGGAGCTGCCCGCGTTGGTCGAGGAGCTCCGGCTCGACCAGGACGCGCGGGCCGCGCTCGACGCCTACGTCGGCGAGTTGCGCGACTGGCTGGCGGGCATCCTCAACTGGCACCGCAACGCGGTCCGCTACCACGACGCGGACCTGGCCAAGCACTTCGGCGACCGGGAGGTCGCGTTCCCGTCGCACGCCCTGCGCGGTCCCACCGGCCTCGGCACGAAGTCGGCCCGCGTCCTGGTGAACAACGGCTGA
- a CDS encoding NADPH-dependent FMN reductase, translating into MIKLAIIVGSTRKGRFAPVVANWFADRAKQRDDLSVDVLDLDDLDLPDRLHAFGEDPAPEVALVSPRLRDADAFVVVTPEYNHSFPAPLKSAIDWHFTEWQAKPVGFVSYGGVGGGLRAVEQLRQVFAELHAVTVRDAVSFHGAWSRFDEAGNPVDADAVDKAAATVLDQLVWWGTALKEARAKRPYGA; encoded by the coding sequence GTGATCAAGCTCGCGATCATCGTCGGCAGCACCCGCAAGGGCCGGTTCGCACCGGTCGTGGCGAACTGGTTCGCCGACCGGGCCAAGCAGCGCGACGACCTCAGCGTGGACGTGCTCGACCTCGACGACCTGGACCTGCCGGACCGGCTGCACGCGTTCGGCGAGGACCCGGCCCCGGAGGTCGCGCTGGTCTCGCCGCGCCTGCGCGACGCGGACGCGTTCGTCGTCGTCACCCCCGAGTACAACCACAGCTTCCCCGCCCCGCTGAAGAGCGCCATCGACTGGCACTTCACCGAGTGGCAGGCCAAGCCGGTCGGGTTCGTGTCCTACGGCGGCGTCGGCGGCGGGTTGCGCGCGGTCGAGCAGTTGCGGCAGGTCTTCGCCGAGCTGCACGCCGTCACCGTGCGGGACGCGGTCAGCTTCCACGGCGCGTGGTCCCGGTTCGACGAGGCCGGGAACCCGGTGGACGCGGACGCGGTGGACAAGGCCGCCGCGACCGTGCTCGACCAGCTCGTCTGGTGGGGCACCGCGCTCAAGGAGGCCCGCGCCAAGCGGCCTTACGGGGCCTGA
- a CDS encoding zinc-binding dehydrogenase yields the protein MRAVRLHAFGDDLGCEQVEDPSPGPGQVRIAVRAAGVHLVDALIRRGRAEWVPLPDLPAVPGSEVAGVVDALGRDVDEAWLGERVVTQLGLAGGGYAELAVREVGALHVIPDGLDFPAAVAMICTGATALGVVDAAAPGPDDVVLVTAAAGGVGTMVTQGASRAGALVVGLVGCEEKRRVALRAGASIAVDYRRAGWQDEVVARLGGREVTAVLDGVGGEPGRAAVELLAPGGRVVLFGSSSGEPTRLTTDDLFARALTATVAAGPHVAKRSGGLRALEARALTAAATGVLTPFVQAFPLVEASRAHEAMESRHTVGKVVLLPDAG from the coding sequence GTGCGGGCCGTGCGGCTGCACGCGTTCGGCGACGACCTCGGGTGCGAGCAGGTCGAGGACCCGTCGCCCGGACCGGGGCAGGTGCGGATCGCGGTGCGCGCGGCGGGCGTGCACCTGGTGGACGCGCTGATCCGACGCGGCCGCGCCGAGTGGGTGCCGCTGCCGGACCTGCCCGCCGTGCCGGGGTCCGAGGTGGCCGGTGTCGTCGACGCGCTCGGCCGTGACGTGGACGAGGCGTGGCTGGGGGAGCGGGTCGTGACGCAGCTCGGCTTGGCGGGCGGCGGGTACGCCGAGCTGGCGGTGCGGGAGGTCGGCGCGCTGCACGTCATCCCGGACGGCCTCGACTTCCCGGCCGCCGTGGCGATGATCTGCACCGGCGCCACGGCGCTGGGCGTGGTCGACGCGGCGGCCCCGGGCCCGGACGACGTGGTCCTGGTGACGGCCGCCGCGGGCGGTGTCGGGACGATGGTCACGCAGGGTGCGTCACGGGCCGGCGCGCTGGTCGTGGGTCTGGTCGGGTGCGAGGAGAAGCGGCGGGTGGCGTTGCGGGCGGGAGCGTCGATCGCGGTCGACTACCGGCGCGCGGGGTGGCAGGACGAGGTGGTCGCCCGTCTCGGCGGCCGGGAGGTGACGGCGGTGCTGGACGGTGTCGGCGGCGAACCGGGCCGGGCGGCGGTGGAGCTGCTCGCGCCGGGTGGCCGGGTGGTGCTGTTCGGGTCGTCGTCGGGGGAACCGACCCGCCTCACGACGGACGACCTGTTCGCCCGCGCCCTGACCGCGACGGTCGCCGCGGGGCCGCACGTGGCCAAGCGGTCGGGCGGCCTGCGCGCTCTGGAGGCCCGCGCCCTGACCGCCGCCGCGACCGGTGTCCTGACCCCGTTCGTGCAGGCGTTCCCGCTGGTCGAGGCCAGCCGGGCGCACGAGGCGATGGAGAGCAGGCACACGGTCGGCAAGGTCGTCCTGCTCCCGGACGCCGGCTAG
- a CDS encoding AfsR/SARP family transcriptional regulator yields MDFGLLGGVRARVGGADLDIGHTRRRSVLAALLLEQGRPVPAERLVDRVWGEQPPLRARETLYGYLSKLRAAGIDIRRRSGGYLLETDRVDLVEFRTLVEQARGERDDERAAELYDRALRLWRGDALDGLDSPWFDQVRQSLQAERAAVELDRNDVEIRLGRHAALLPALRDAARAHPLDERLAGQLVLALHRSGRSSEALRHYDALRRTLADELGTDPGKPLQDLYLQLLGQQPAAETTGAEPARAVPRQLPAPQRWFTGREKEVADLAEPSSTVVITAIGGAGGIGKTALALHWAHQHVDDFPDGQLYVNLRGFDPVGDPVTPQNALRGFLEALGVGDPPADLDAQAALYRSLLADKRVLVVLDNARDTAQVTPLLPGGARCTVLITSRLQLLGLLTAHGARSVVLDVLDEHESRAFLVARLGAQRVDAEPDVTRELLELCGGLPLALSIIAARAVTQPDLPLSALAEELEEQRLDALDDLSADLRTVFACSLRVLSPAAVELFGLIGLTSAPELSLKAITALTGRTATRRLLRELEAAHLVHQHRVGRYRMHDLVRLYAAEVAPARADANLEAFIGYFAATAHDGDRLIEPHRPPITAPAGDAAPLSDVTAAMDWFDAEYESLLAAQRLAADHRWHDVAWHLAWALTNYHLRRGHAVEDIAVWGIALGAADALGDRFKQVSAHKFLGMALTDVGRYDEGDHHLRQALELVEDDYGKAAAHRAMAWAMERRGDVAGALVHARAQLELFRALGLEVRIAEALNDVGYRMARLGDHAGAEDHCREALALNRKLGHVDGEAATSDSLGYIAHHHGRDADAVEHYRHALKLYRRLDNSYEEASVLRHFGDVLAVLGRDEEARDAWQRALTLFRAQGRVEDADGVLDLLG; encoded by the coding sequence GTGGACTTCGGGCTGCTCGGCGGCGTCCGGGCGCGGGTCGGCGGTGCCGACCTCGACATCGGGCACACCCGTCGCCGCAGCGTGCTCGCGGCGTTGCTGCTGGAGCAGGGCCGGCCGGTGCCCGCGGAACGGCTCGTCGACCGGGTCTGGGGCGAGCAGCCGCCGCTGCGGGCCAGGGAGACGCTGTACGGGTACCTCTCCAAGCTGCGGGCGGCCGGGATCGACATCCGGCGCCGGTCCGGCGGCTACCTGCTGGAGACCGACCGGGTCGACCTGGTCGAGTTCCGCACCCTGGTCGAGCAGGCCCGCGGTGAACGCGACGACGAGCGTGCCGCCGAGCTGTACGACCGGGCGTTGCGGCTGTGGCGCGGTGACGCGCTGGACGGGCTCGACTCGCCGTGGTTCGACCAGGTCAGGCAGTCGTTGCAGGCCGAACGGGCGGCCGTCGAGCTGGACCGCAACGACGTGGAGATCCGGCTGGGCCGCCACGCCGCCCTGCTGCCGGCCCTCCGCGACGCGGCGCGGGCCCACCCGCTGGACGAGCGGTTGGCCGGTCAGCTCGTGCTCGCCCTGCACCGCAGCGGCCGGTCGTCGGAGGCGTTGCGGCACTACGACGCGTTGCGGCGCACGCTCGCCGACGAGCTGGGCACCGACCCCGGCAAGCCGCTGCAAGACCTCTACCTGCAACTCCTGGGTCAGCAGCCGGCAGCGGAGACCACCGGGGCGGAGCCGGCCCGCGCGGTGCCGCGGCAGTTGCCCGCGCCGCAGCGCTGGTTCACCGGCCGGGAGAAGGAGGTCGCCGACCTCGCCGAACCGTCGTCCACCGTCGTGATCACGGCGATCGGCGGCGCGGGCGGCATCGGCAAGACGGCGTTGGCGCTGCACTGGGCGCACCAGCACGTCGACGACTTCCCGGACGGCCAGCTCTACGTCAACCTGCGCGGGTTCGACCCGGTCGGCGACCCGGTCACGCCGCAGAACGCGCTGCGCGGCTTCCTCGAAGCCCTCGGCGTCGGCGATCCGCCCGCCGACCTCGACGCCCAGGCCGCCCTCTACCGCAGCCTGCTCGCGGACAAGCGGGTGCTGGTGGTGCTGGACAACGCCCGGGACACGGCGCAGGTCACGCCCCTGCTGCCCGGTGGCGCGCGCTGCACCGTGCTGATCACCAGCCGGTTGCAGCTCCTCGGCCTGCTCACGGCGCACGGTGCGCGCTCGGTCGTGCTGGACGTCCTGGACGAGCACGAGTCCCGCGCGTTCCTGGTGGCCCGGTTGGGCGCGCAACGGGTCGACGCCGAGCCGGACGTGACGCGTGAGCTGCTGGAGCTGTGCGGCGGCCTGCCGCTGGCGTTGAGCATCATCGCGGCGCGGGCCGTGACGCAGCCGGACCTGCCGCTGTCGGCGCTCGCCGAGGAGCTGGAGGAGCAGCGGCTCGACGCGTTGGACGACCTCAGCGCCGACCTGCGCACGGTGTTCGCCTGCTCGTTACGGGTGCTCAGTCCCGCGGCGGTGGAGCTGTTCGGGCTGATCGGCCTGACCTCCGCGCCGGAGCTGAGCCTGAAGGCGATCACCGCCCTCACCGGCCGCACCGCCACGCGCCGCCTGCTGCGCGAACTGGAAGCCGCCCACCTGGTGCACCAGCACCGCGTGGGCCGCTACCGCATGCACGACCTCGTCCGCCTCTACGCGGCCGAGGTCGCTCCCGCGCGCGCCGACGCCAACCTGGAGGCGTTCATCGGCTACTTCGCCGCCACCGCGCACGACGGCGACCGATTGATCGAACCGCACCGCCCCCCGATCACCGCGCCGGCCGGTGATGCGGCTCCGCTGTCCGACGTGACGGCCGCGATGGACTGGTTCGACGCCGAGTACGAGTCCCTGCTGGCGGCGCAGCGGCTGGCCGCGGACCACCGTTGGCACGACGTGGCCTGGCACTTGGCGTGGGCGTTGACGAACTACCACCTGCGGCGTGGCCACGCGGTGGAGGACATCGCGGTGTGGGGGATCGCGCTGGGTGCCGCGGACGCGCTGGGTGACCGGTTCAAGCAGGTGTCGGCGCACAAGTTCCTCGGCATGGCGTTGACCGACGTGGGCCGTTACGACGAGGGCGACCACCACCTGCGGCAGGCGTTGGAGCTGGTGGAGGACGACTACGGCAAGGCCGCGGCCCACCGCGCGATGGCGTGGGCGATGGAACGGCGGGGTGACGTCGCCGGTGCCCTGGTGCACGCGCGGGCGCAGTTGGAGTTGTTCCGGGCGCTCGGTCTCGAAGTGCGCATCGCCGAGGCGCTGAACGACGTGGGCTACCGGATGGCGCGGCTCGGTGACCACGCGGGTGCCGAGGACCACTGCCGCGAAGCGCTGGCGCTCAACCGGAAGCTGGGCCACGTCGACGGCGAAGCGGCCACTTCGGACAGCCTGGGCTACATCGCCCACCACCACGGCCGCGACGCCGACGCGGTGGAGCACTACCGGCACGCGTTGAAGCTCTACCGGCGGTTGGACAACTCCTACGAGGAGGCCAGCGTGCTGCGCCACTTCGGCGACGTCCTGGCCGTCCTGGGCCGCGACGAGGAAGCCCGCGACGCCTGGCAACGCGCCCTGACCCTCTTCCGCGCCCAGGGCCGGGTCGAGGACGCGGACGGCGTCCTCGACCTGCTCGGCTGA
- a CDS encoding helix-turn-helix transcriptional regulator: protein MLHGRTAELAAVGDLLSAARAGRSGVLVVRGEAGIGKSALLSHAASQPRSTPELSDPSGTMKTGDPLAGTPAQRSSDRPAFLVLRGTAVESESVVPFAGLNLLLGPVVDRVDSLPPNQAAALRAALGLAAPDGGDHHLVGLAVLTLLADLAEHRPVLCLVDDAHWLDQGSAHALVFAARRLQAEGVAMLFAARDLHAPPFPAPGLPELRLTGLAPEHATALLEEHAADLPRHVRDRIAEEARGNPLALLELPAAQREGHLPAAHAYRVAALPTHSRIQQTFADRIAALPELTRTLLLVAAADDTGDPGVVFQAANLLGASVNDLEAAEQRQLLRADDGRLTFRHPLIRAAAYRGAPLKHRLAVHRALAEVVDDPHRSAWHLAAATTGPDEDVARALARTAEDARNRGGYLAVASAFHRAAELTPDPVERGHRLAAAAGAAGAAGQFDRAVELADRAWDLVGNPVDGARVARIQARLASEQGRSGQAAAQLARAVSCARHTDRELAGELLFNAANNAWAGRDFDLLRDIAARAGDLPGAEDTRAVVTAALGLEGDDVPGGMAALRGLLDSRYVGGPGNAVTAWWHLILGDDQAAHAWAFELERQSRAQGALGVLPRALAYLARGRLHLGQHRDARATAEEGLRIARDIGQEFSVGFLSSVLAELAALEGDEARCEELVATLTGGAPGSVRAACALALLDLGLGRHEVVLDRLADVAAGAHRLYSITSLPDLVEAAARLGRPGIAENAATWYDEWATGTGQPWARAVAARCRALLTDDERSFAEAVELHRAHEGRPFERARTELLYGEWLRRARRKADARTHLRSALEKFERLGTTPWAARARTELRATGESRAVPGPDPLGALTPQELQVVRLAAAGLSNRDIGAQLFLSPRTVGYHLYKAYPKLGVSSRVELAKLALA from the coding sequence GTGCTGCACGGGAGGACCGCGGAACTGGCCGCGGTGGGCGACCTGCTGTCCGCTGCCCGCGCCGGCCGCAGCGGCGTGCTCGTGGTCCGCGGCGAAGCGGGCATCGGCAAGTCCGCCCTGCTGTCCCACGCCGCCTCCCAGCCCCGTTCGACCCCGGAATTGTCAGACCCCTCGGGCACAATGAAAACAGGGGACCCCCTGGCGGGTACCCCTGCGCAGCGATCGTCGGACCGGCCCGCTTTCCTGGTCCTGCGCGGCACGGCGGTCGAGTCCGAGTCGGTCGTGCCGTTCGCCGGGCTGAACCTGCTCCTCGGCCCCGTCGTCGACCGCGTCGACAGCCTGCCGCCCAACCAGGCCGCCGCCCTGCGCGCCGCCCTCGGCCTCGCCGCACCCGACGGCGGCGACCACCACCTGGTCGGCCTCGCCGTCCTCACCCTCCTCGCCGACCTGGCCGAGCACCGCCCGGTCCTCTGCCTGGTCGACGACGCCCACTGGCTGGACCAGGGCTCCGCGCACGCCCTGGTCTTCGCCGCGCGCCGCCTCCAAGCCGAAGGCGTCGCGATGCTCTTCGCCGCACGCGACCTGCACGCCCCGCCGTTCCCCGCACCCGGCCTGCCCGAACTGCGGCTCACCGGACTCGCCCCCGAGCACGCCACCGCCCTCCTCGAAGAGCACGCCGCCGACCTGCCGCGCCACGTCCGCGACCGCATCGCCGAAGAAGCCCGCGGCAACCCGTTGGCCCTGCTCGAACTCCCCGCCGCCCAACGCGAAGGCCACCTGCCCGCCGCCCACGCCTACCGCGTCGCCGCCCTGCCCACCCACAGCCGCATCCAGCAGACGTTCGCCGACCGCATCGCCGCCCTCCCCGAACTCACCCGCACCCTCCTCCTGGTCGCCGCCGCCGACGACACCGGCGACCCGGGCGTGGTGTTCCAAGCCGCGAACCTGCTCGGCGCGTCCGTCAACGACCTGGAAGCCGCCGAACAACGCCAACTCCTGCGCGCCGACGACGGCCGGCTGACGTTCCGCCACCCGCTGATCCGCGCCGCCGCCTACCGCGGCGCGCCGCTCAAGCACCGCCTCGCCGTGCACCGGGCGCTGGCCGAAGTCGTGGACGACCCCCACCGCAGCGCGTGGCACCTCGCCGCCGCCACCACCGGACCGGACGAGGACGTCGCACGAGCTCTCGCCCGCACCGCCGAGGACGCCCGCAACCGGGGCGGCTACCTCGCCGTCGCCTCCGCCTTCCACCGCGCCGCCGAGCTCACCCCCGACCCGGTCGAACGCGGCCACCGGCTGGCCGCGGCGGCGGGCGCGGCCGGTGCGGCGGGCCAGTTCGACCGGGCGGTGGAGCTCGCCGACCGGGCGTGGGACCTGGTGGGCAACCCGGTGGACGGCGCGCGGGTTGCTCGCATCCAGGCCAGGTTGGCCAGTGAGCAGGGACGGTCCGGCCAGGCCGCGGCGCAGCTCGCCCGTGCCGTCTCCTGCGCCCGGCACACCGACCGCGAACTGGCGGGGGAGCTGCTGTTCAACGCCGCCAACAACGCGTGGGCCGGCCGTGACTTCGACCTCCTCAGGGACATCGCGGCACGCGCGGGCGACCTGCCCGGTGCCGAGGACACCCGAGCCGTCGTGACAGCCGCGCTGGGGCTGGAGGGCGACGACGTCCCCGGCGGCATGGCCGCGTTGCGCGGGCTGCTGGACTCCCGGTACGTCGGCGGACCGGGCAACGCCGTCACCGCCTGGTGGCACCTGATCCTCGGCGACGACCAAGCCGCCCACGCGTGGGCGTTCGAGCTGGAACGCCAGTCCCGCGCCCAAGGCGCGCTCGGCGTGCTGCCCCGCGCACTGGCCTACCTGGCCCGCGGCCGGCTGCACCTCGGGCAGCACCGCGACGCGCGGGCCACCGCCGAGGAGGGGCTGCGCATCGCCCGCGACATCGGTCAGGAGTTCAGCGTCGGCTTCCTGTCCAGCGTGCTCGCCGAACTGGCCGCCCTCGAAGGCGACGAGGCGCGGTGCGAGGAGCTGGTGGCGACGCTGACCGGCGGCGCGCCCGGGTCCGTGCGGGCCGCGTGCGCGCTGGCACTGCTCGACCTCGGCCTGGGCCGCCACGAGGTTGTGCTCGACCGGCTGGCCGACGTCGCCGCCGGCGCGCACCGCCTCTACTCGATCACCAGCCTGCCCGACCTGGTGGAGGCGGCCGCGCGGCTGGGCCGGCCCGGGATCGCCGAGAACGCCGCCACCTGGTACGACGAGTGGGCGACGGGCACCGGGCAGCCGTGGGCGCGCGCCGTCGCCGCCCGCTGCCGCGCCCTGCTCACCGACGACGAGCGGTCGTTCGCGGAAGCCGTCGAGCTGCACCGCGCGCACGAGGGCCGTCCGTTCGAACGCGCCCGCACCGAGCTGCTGTACGGGGAGTGGCTGCGCCGGGCGCGCCGCAAGGCCGACGCCCGCACGCACCTGCGGTCGGCGCTGGAGAAGTTCGAACGGCTCGGCACGACGCCGTGGGCCGCCCGCGCCCGCACCGAGCTGCGCGCCACCGGCGAGAGCCGCGCCGTGCCGGGCCCCGACCCGCTGGGCGCCCTCACCCCGCAGGAGTTGCAGGTCGTGCGGCTGGCCGCGGCCGGCCTGAGCAACCGGGACATCGGCGCACAGCTGTTCCTGAGCCCGCGCACGGTCGGCTACCACCTCTACAAGGCCTACCCGAAGCTCGGCGTCTCGTCCCGGGTGGAGCTGGCCAAGCTCGCCCTCGCGTAG
- a CDS encoding family 20 glycosylhydrolase encodes MTLPARTARALAVLVLVFGAIAAWNTAPTPASAAEPLQSLVPVPVSVQPAAGVTHTITADTRIHTSPAAHGVGDQLAALLRPSTGYALPVADTTGVPADGITLLIGGAPASVGDQGYQLTVTSAAVRLRANTPAGLFAGVQTLRQLLPAEVESRTARPGPWTVPGATITDHPRFAHRGAMLDVARHFHPVATVKRYIDQLALYKVNYLHLHLTDDQGWRIVIDSWPRLTAHGGSTQVGGGPGGYYTKAQYQEIVAYAAARHITVVPEVDLPGHTNAALASYAELNCNGVAPALRTDIAVGYSSLCVSKDVTYTFVEDVIREIAALTPGPYFHIGGDEANATTDQEYRTFMDRVLPLVGKYGKKPLGWHEFVKTTTDTGAVAQYWGTTTSNAVVRNAAARGQKVLMSPANKAYLDMKYHSGTPLGLSWAGFIEVQGAYDWNPGTHVDGVPESAVLGVEAPLWTETVVTPAHVDFMAFPRLPAIAELAWSPWSTHDWDAFRLRLAAQAPRWTALGIDFYRSPQIPWTATTPTTTTTTTTPSGTWTPNHAYTVGNQVTYNGVTYQCRQSHTSQPGWEPPTTPALWQRL; translated from the coding sequence GTGACACTCCCAGCGAGGACGGCACGCGCGCTCGCCGTCCTGGTGCTGGTGTTCGGCGCGATCGCCGCCTGGAACACCGCACCCACCCCGGCTTCGGCCGCCGAACCCCTGCAGAGCCTCGTCCCGGTGCCGGTCTCCGTGCAGCCCGCCGCCGGCGTCACGCACACGATCACCGCCGACACCAGGATCCACACCTCACCGGCCGCGCACGGCGTCGGTGACCAGCTCGCCGCCCTGCTGCGCCCGTCGACCGGTTACGCCCTGCCCGTCGCCGACACCACCGGCGTCCCGGCCGACGGCATCACGCTGCTCATCGGCGGCGCGCCCGCGTCCGTCGGCGACCAGGGCTACCAGCTCACGGTCACGTCCGCGGCCGTCCGACTCCGCGCGAACACCCCGGCCGGGCTGTTCGCGGGCGTGCAGACGCTGCGCCAGCTCCTGCCCGCCGAGGTCGAGAGCCGCACCGCCCGGCCGGGCCCGTGGACCGTGCCGGGCGCGACCATCACCGACCACCCGCGGTTCGCGCACCGGGGCGCGATGCTGGACGTGGCGCGGCACTTCCACCCCGTCGCCACCGTCAAGCGGTACATCGACCAGCTCGCGCTCTACAAGGTGAACTACCTCCACCTGCACCTCACCGACGACCAGGGCTGGCGGATCGTGATCGACAGCTGGCCGCGGCTGACCGCGCACGGCGGCAGCACGCAGGTCGGCGGCGGGCCCGGCGGGTACTACACCAAGGCGCAGTACCAGGAGATCGTGGCGTATGCGGCGGCGCGGCACATCACCGTCGTGCCCGAGGTGGACCTGCCCGGCCACACCAACGCGGCGCTGGCGTCCTACGCCGAGCTGAACTGCAACGGCGTGGCACCCGCGTTGCGCACGGACATCGCGGTCGGCTACTCGTCGTTGTGCGTGTCCAAGGACGTCACCTACACGTTCGTGGAGGACGTGATCCGGGAGATCGCGGCGCTGACGCCCGGCCCGTACTTCCACATCGGCGGCGACGAGGCGAACGCGACCACCGACCAGGAGTACCGGACGTTCATGGACCGGGTGCTGCCGCTGGTGGGCAAGTACGGCAAGAAGCCGCTGGGCTGGCACGAGTTCGTCAAGACCACGACCGACACCGGCGCGGTCGCGCAGTACTGGGGGACGACCACGTCCAACGCCGTGGTCCGGAACGCCGCCGCGCGCGGGCAGAAGGTCCTGATGTCACCGGCGAACAAGGCGTACCTGGACATGAAGTACCACTCCGGCACGCCGCTGGGGCTGAGCTGGGCCGGGTTCATCGAGGTCCAGGGCGCCTACGACTGGAACCCCGGCACGCACGTCGACGGTGTGCCCGAGTCCGCCGTGCTCGGCGTGGAAGCTCCACTGTGGACGGAAACGGTCGTGACGCCGGCCCACGTGGACTTCATGGCGTTCCCGCGCCTGCCCGCGATCGCCGAACTGGCCTGGTCGCCGTGGTCGACGCACGACTGGGACGCGTTCCGCCTCCGCCTGGCCGCCCAAGCCCCCCGCTGGACCGCCCTGGGCATCGACTTCTACCGCTCACCCCAGATCCCCTGGACCGCCACCACTCCCACTACTACTACCACCACCACCACCCCATCGGGCACCTGGACCCCGAACCACGCCTACACCGTCGGCAACCAGGTCACCTACAACGGCGTCACCTACCAGTGCCGCCAATCCCACACGTCCCAACCGGGCTGGGAACCTCCCACCACCCCCGCCCTCTGGCAACGCCTCTGA